A window from Prosthecobacter sp. encodes these proteins:
- the hemL gene encoding glutamate-1-semialdehyde 2,1-aminomutase, whose protein sequence is MPNGPLSTKLFELAKQYIPGGVNSPVRAFRNVGGDPFFVKRAKGCRIYDVDDRCMIDYVGTWGPAILGHAPIPVIEAIHNAAKDGVSFGIPNLYEVEMARTICEWVPSIQKVRMVSSGTEATMSAIRLARGFTGRDRLVKFDGCYHGHSDSLLVAAGSGALTHGNPDSAGVPKAFAELTSVLPFNDEAALEELFEKQGHEIACIIVEPYPANAGLILPKPGFLQKLRDITTKHGALLIFDEVMTGFRLAKGGVQELEKITPDLTCLGKVIGGGLPVGAFGGRADIMDQLAPLGPVYQAGTLSGNPVALAAGLAQLRELEKKNGYALLENLGQIMETAVLDVLKKKGLNYRWYRKGSMFCLFFTEKEVHNLQDAKTSDLAAFRKFFHHCLDHGVYFAPSQFETGFISMAHSRDDLEQTAEVAAAALAAL, encoded by the coding sequence ATGCCCAACGGACCCCTTTCCACCAAGCTCTTCGAGCTCGCCAAGCAGTACATCCCCGGCGGGGTGAACTCGCCCGTGCGCGCCTTTCGCAACGTCGGCGGCGATCCCTTCTTTGTGAAGCGTGCCAAAGGCTGCCGCATCTACGATGTCGATGACCGTTGCATGATCGACTACGTCGGCACCTGGGGCCCCGCCATTCTCGGTCATGCGCCGATTCCGGTGATTGAGGCCATCCATAACGCTGCCAAGGATGGCGTCAGCTTTGGCATCCCGAACCTCTACGAAGTCGAAATGGCCCGCACCATCTGCGAATGGGTGCCCAGCATTCAAAAAGTCCGCATGGTCAGCAGCGGCACGGAAGCCACGATGTCCGCCATTCGCCTCGCACGTGGATTCACCGGCCGCGATCGCCTCGTGAAGTTTGACGGCTGCTACCACGGCCATTCCGACAGCCTCCTCGTCGCCGCCGGCAGCGGAGCGCTCACGCACGGCAATCCCGACAGCGCCGGTGTGCCGAAAGCCTTCGCCGAATTGACGAGCGTGCTGCCCTTCAACGATGAAGCGGCCTTGGAAGAGCTGTTCGAGAAACAAGGCCACGAAATTGCCTGCATCATCGTCGAACCGTATCCGGCGAACGCGGGTCTCATCCTGCCCAAGCCCGGCTTCCTGCAAAAACTCCGCGACATCACCACCAAGCACGGCGCGCTGCTCATTTTCGACGAAGTCATGACCGGCTTCCGTCTCGCCAAAGGCGGCGTGCAGGAACTGGAGAAGATCACACCCGATCTGACCTGCCTCGGCAAGGTCATCGGCGGCGGATTGCCCGTCGGCGCCTTCGGAGGTCGTGCCGACATCATGGACCAGCTCGCACCGCTCGGCCCGGTATATCAGGCCGGCACACTCAGCGGCAATCCCGTCGCCCTCGCCGCCGGTTTGGCTCAACTTCGCGAGCTGGAGAAGAAAAACGGCTACGCCCTGCTCGAAAACCTCGGTCAGATCATGGAAACCGCCGTGCTCGATGTCCTCAAGAAAAAGGGCCTCAACTATCGCTGGTATCGCAAAGGCAGCATGTTCTGCCTCTTCTTCACCGAGAAGGAAGTCCACAACCTCCAAGACGCCAAAACGTCCGATCTCGCCGCCTTCCGCAAATTCTTCCACCACTGCCTCGACCACGGCGTGTACTTTGCCCCCAGCCAGTTCGAGACCGGCTTCATCAGCATGGCCCACAGCCGCGACGACCTCGAACAAACCGCCGAAGTCGCCGCCGCGGCACTGGCGGCGCTTTAA